A region of Alosa alosa isolate M-15738 ecotype Scorff River chromosome 17, AALO_Geno_1.1, whole genome shotgun sequence DNA encodes the following proteins:
- the pigf gene encoding phosphatidylinositol-glycan biosynthesis class F protein isoform X1: MWDTEIRGMASAHAIIASSVFMATILPAILLEKFSVYGMHLVWLYSVAGSVAVVNIAVFWLLGISPPTKRHTLSYKISRLVRSCLYFLLSCLFFHTVVVLYGAPLLESALETFSLAVLLSSMTTLRCLCMLGPNVQAWIRVFSRDGAMSVWDTSLQITTGCSVLGAWLGAFPIPLDWDRPWQVWPISCTLGTTVGFLTGLLLAPVWIHCHRKQLIYKSK; this comes from the exons ATGTGGGACACAGAGATCCGGGGCATGGCCTCGGCTCATGCCATTATTGCCTCCTCCGTCTTCATGGCCACCATTTTGCCAGCCATCCTTCTGGAGAAGTTCTCTGTGTACGGCATGCATTTGGTCTGGCTCTACTCTGTTGCTGGATCTGTTGCTGTTGTCAACATCGCTGTCTTCTGGCTCCTTGGCATCAGTCCACCAACAAAAAGACACACATTAAGTTACAAG ATATCCAGACTTGTGCGCTCCTGCCTCTACTTCCTGCTGTCCTGCTTGTTCTTTCACACGGTGGTTGTCCTCTATGGAGCCCCTCTCTTGGA AAGTGCTCTGGAAACGTTCTCTCTGGCTGTCCTATTGTCAAGTATGACCACGCTTCGGTGTCTCTGTATGTTGGGGCCCAATGTCCAGGCTTGGATCCGTGTGTTTAGCAGGGATGG GGCCATGTCAGTGTGGGACACGTCTCTGCAGATCACCACAGGGTGCAGTGTGCTTGGAGCCTGGCTCGGGGCATTCCCCATCCCTCTGGACTGGGACCGGCCATGGCAG GTGTGGCCCATCTCCTGCACACTGGGCACCACGGTGGGCTTCCTCACGGGCCTGCTGCTCGCCCCCGTCTGGATCCACTGCCACCGCAAGCAGCTCATCTACAAGAGCAAGTAA
- the pigf gene encoding phosphatidylinositol-glycan biosynthesis class F protein isoform X2, producing the protein MWDTEIRGMASAHAIIASSVFMATILPAILLEKFSVYGMHLVWLYSVAGSVAVVNIAVFWLLGISPPTKRHTLSYKISRLVRSCLYFLLSCLFFHTVVVLYGAPLLESALETFSLAVLLSSMTTLRCLCMLGPNVQAWIRVFSRDGAMSVWDTSLQITTGCSVLGAWLGAFPIPLDWDRPWQGDPAIGA; encoded by the exons ATGTGGGACACAGAGATCCGGGGCATGGCCTCGGCTCATGCCATTATTGCCTCCTCCGTCTTCATGGCCACCATTTTGCCAGCCATCCTTCTGGAGAAGTTCTCTGTGTACGGCATGCATTTGGTCTGGCTCTACTCTGTTGCTGGATCTGTTGCTGTTGTCAACATCGCTGTCTTCTGGCTCCTTGGCATCAGTCCACCAACAAAAAGACACACATTAAGTTACAAG ATATCCAGACTTGTGCGCTCCTGCCTCTACTTCCTGCTGTCCTGCTTGTTCTTTCACACGGTGGTTGTCCTCTATGGAGCCCCTCTCTTGGA AAGTGCTCTGGAAACGTTCTCTCTGGCTGTCCTATTGTCAAGTATGACCACGCTTCGGTGTCTCTGTATGTTGGGGCCCAATGTCCAGGCTTGGATCCGTGTGTTTAGCAGGGATGG GGCCATGTCAGTGTGGGACACGTCTCTGCAGATCACCACAGGGTGCAGTGTGCTTGGAGCCTGGCTCGGGGCATTCCCCATCCCTCTGGACTGGGACCGGCCATGGCAG ggcgaccccgccatcggggcttga
- the rhoq gene encoding rho-related GTP-binding protein RhoQ has translation MANGTGTIMLKCVVVGDGAVGKTCLLMSYANDAFPEEYVPTVFDHYAVSVNVGGKQYLLGLYDTAGQEDYDRLRPLSYPMTDVFLICFSVVNPASFQNVREEWVPELQEYAPNVPYLLIGTQIDLRDDPKTIAKLNDVKEKPIPTEQGQKLAKEIGACCYVECSALTQKGLKTVFDEAIIAILAPKKGALKRRLGPRCINCCLIT, from the exons ATGGCAAACGGAACTGGCACGATCATGTTGAAATGCGTGGTTGTCGGTGACGGTGCCGTTGGGAAAACTTGTCTGTTGATGAGTTATGCAAACGACGCTTTTCCCGAAGAGTATGTGCCCACTGTTTTTGATCATTACGCAG TCAGTGTAAATGTTGGAGGAAAGCAGTACCTGCTCGGATTGTATGACACAGCTGGTCAG GAAGACTATGACAGGCTGCGGCCACTGTCCTACCCCATGACTGACGTCTTCCTCATCTGCTTCTCTGTGGTGAACCCTGCCAGCTTTCAGAACGTGCGGGAGGAGTGGGTGCCTGAGTTGCAGGAGTATGCCCCTAATGTGCCCTACCTGCTCATCGGAACCCAG ATTGACCTGCGGGATGACCCAAAGACCATCGCCAAGTTGAACGATGTGAAGGAGAAGCCCATTCCAACAGAACAGGGACAAAAGCTGGCCAAGGAG aTTGGGGCCTGCTGTTACGTGGAGTGCTCCGCTCTTACACAGAAGGGTCTGAAGACGGTGTTCGACGAGGCCATCATCGCCATCCTGGCCCCAAAGAAGGGCGCCCTGAAAAGACGCCTGGGGCCCCGCTGCATCAACTGCTGCCTCATCACATGA